In Tenacibaculum sp. 190524A02b, the genomic stretch TGAGTTGACCGATAAAATCTCTAACGCTGATTATGATAAATTACGTAACCAAACTAAATCAGGAGCGCAAGATTTTATAGATACTTTAGGAAAAATTTTACTAGCAGTTTTTAAAGTGTTTGGTAAGTTCATGGGCGTACTTTTGTTGTTTATTGCTGGAATAGCTTTAGTGTCACTAATTTTAGGAATGTTTTCTATTGGTAGTTTAGAAGTTTTAAATTTCGATAATGAATTTAATATTCCGTTTTTATATGACTCTTTATTGCCTAAATGGCTAATGTTTTTATTTTTCTTTATCCTTGCAGGTATACCCTTTTTAGTTTTATTTATTTTAGGTTTAAGAATTCTTTCTCCTAATATAAAAAAGCTAAATACAACTACAGTTTTAACATTACTTGGGTTATGGTTAGTTGCCTTATTAGGTGTTGGTTTCTCAGCTATTGAATATGGAACTTCAAAAGCTTATAATGGAACTCATGTTGAAAAACACAGTCTCACATACAATACAGAAAATCCTATTAAAATACGTGTAATAAACGATGACAATTTGTATGATTTAGGAAACCTAAGAAATAGAGATAATGCTATTAATGTTACACATAATGATAAAACTGTAAAGTATTCTAATGATATACATATCAATGTACGAAAAAGTGAGACAGGCAATGCTTATATAAAAATAAAGAAAACATCAGAAGGCAGAAAGCGAAATAAAGCTAATAAAAATGCAGAATTAATAGACTATAGTTTTAAAACAGCTAATAATACATTAGTTTTTGATGCCTACTTTTTAAGCGATTTAAAAAATATGCGAAAAGACGAAGAAGTTAAAGTTACGCTTTATATTCCAGAAGGCACCACCGTGTATTTTGAAAGGTCTTCTCGTAATTTTTTATACAACATAGAGAATACTGAGGATATTTATGATCGAGACATGGCTAATCATAAATTTAAAATGACCTCTGAAGGTTTTGAATGTACCGATTGTGAAAAAAAACAGGAAAAGGAAGAAAAAGAAAAAACTGATGATGCTGATATAGATTATGATGATAGCGTTAATGAAAATGTTAGCTTTTTGTTTGATAGTACTATTAATAATATTAAAGCTGAACTTACCATTACAGATGAAACCACAGAAAAACAATTAATCAAATTAGCTAAATGGTTTAAGAAACGTAAAAACATTGACATAGATTTCTCAGAATCTACGTTTCATGAAAATGGTAAAATTAACACTTACAGTCTAAAAGTTAATTGTAATGATGGCTATAAAGGCAAAACAACTTCTAAAATAATAATTAGAAATGGTGATGAACATGGATTTATCAGAAGTTATGACGATGAGTCTTTTAATTTTAAAATTTGGTAACTATTCTAAAGCTAAAAACTATGGATTCTCTTTTTGATTTTTTCTTTAAAGGTGACCTTTTTATAAAAATCTTAAATTTTTTATACAGCCTTTTAATATCACTATTAGAAAATATAAATATTTAAAAATACTAGGTAATAAACCTTAACAACATTAGTTCATTTGCTAGCTAACGTTAAATGATACTAATACTTGGTTTTATTAGTTTACAAGCCAAAGCTTCATTGCTTTGGCTTGTATTTTTATCATCATTTATAAATTAATACTAAAACTTATTATACCTTCTATTTTTGTAGTATTTTGGTTGCTCATTTAAAAAATATTATGAGCAAAAACAAACTATATATAAGTATCTATTTTTTAATTGGTTTTGTAACTATATTAGGTTTATTCTTAGACATAATGGCTCCAGATGGCGCTCTATATGCTTCAATTGCTAAAACAATGTCAGAAAATAATGATTTTATAAACCTATACTCTTTAGGAAAAGATTGGTTAGACAAACCTCATATGCCTTTCTGGCTTTCGGCCTTTTCTTTTAAGCTGTTTGGAATCAATAATTTTGCTTATAAATTCCCTGCCGTTTTAATTTTTTTCTATGGAGTTTGTATTACTTATAAGTTTACTAAAGAAAACTACAATAAAGAAACAGCCATTTTAGCTTCTTTAATTCTAAGTACGTCTCTTCATAGTGTTATTTCAAATTTTGACGTTAGAGCTGAACCTTTTTTAACAGCTTTTATCATAGCTTCTGTCTATTATTTTTACCAATACATTAACAATAGACAACTAAAACACTTAATTATTGGGTGTTTATTCGCAGCTTTTTCTTTAATGACAAAAGGTATTTTTACTTTAATCCCTATTATTGCTGCTTTGGGTGGCGAACTTATTGTCAAAAGAAATTGGAAAACATTACTTTCTCCAATTTGGTTATTAGCTTTTACTGTTGTACTAATATTTACCATTCCAGAGTTATATACCTTATACCAACAGTTTGATTTGCATCCTGAAAAAATAGTATTTGGAAAAAATAATGTTTCTGGTATTAAATTTTTCTTTTGGGACAGTCAATTTGGTCGTTTTTTCAACACTGGTCCTATTGTTATTGGAAATGGCAGTGTTTTTTTCTTTTTACATACTATTTTATGGGCTTTTTTACCTTGGGGATTCTTGTTTTATATAGCAACTTTCTTAAAAATAAAAAGAAATCTAAAAAAAGTAAACAAACAAGAAGAGTTTTACTCAATATTTGCTGCACTTGCTGCTATTATAGTTTTCTCTGTAAGCAAGTTCCAGTTGGCACATTATACCAATATTATTTTCCCTTTTATGGCAATTATTACTGCTGACTTTATATACAAACTCAAAAGTAAATATCAAAAGCTTCAAAAAACATATACAGCTATACAATTAGCCATATCTACTATTATATTAATTCTAATTCCTGTTATCTTTTATTTGATGATTGAAAGTATAAATCCTCTTTTTATCATTATTACAATAGCAGCTATATTTCTAATATTTCAAACGATTAAGAATACTCAAATTGATAAAGTTGAAAAAAATTTTATAATTTGCTCAACTAGTCTTTTAATAGTTTATTCGTTTTTAATGACAAGTTTTTATCCTACTCTTTTAAAATACCAAGGAGGAACTTACGCAGCTCGCCATGTAAATGAAAAGTTTAAAAATATAAACATTTTTAAGAATGATCAAGGTGATTTTGCCTTTGAGCTATATAATAATAAACCTTTAAATAGAGTAGATTTAAAAGAAATAAGTAAGTACAAAGGACAAAATTTCTATGCTAGTTCTAATCAAATTGAACTACTAAAGCAGCAAAAAATTAAATTCCAATTAATAAAGACATTTAATAACTTTAGAATCACCAAATTAAACATTCAGTTTGTTAATAAAAACACCCGAGAAAATGTAATTAATAAAACTTATTTAATTACTATAATTTAATCCAAATGCAAAAAATCAAATTAACATATACTCTATTTCTACTAATCACTACAATTTCCTTTGCTCAACTACCAAAAGGTTTTTCCTATGTTAGTGAAATTGCCCCAACCATACAACAAGAATTAAGGTACTGTAACCATAATAATTTTGTAGGTATTCCTATTGATGGCTATGAAGATGATGTTTTAATAACCTCTACTCTTACAGCTAAAGCCTTAAAGAAAGTACAAGATGAATTACTTAAGAAAAACTTAAGCTTAAAAATATACGATGCATACAGACCACAAACTGCTGTAAATCATTTTGTAAGATGGGCACGAGTAATTAATGACACTGTAATGAAAAAGTACTATTACCCTAAAATAAATAAACGTCATCTTTTTAAACTAGGTTATATTGCTTCAAAATCAGGGCACTCGAGAGGAAGTTCAGTTGATTTAACTATTATTGATTTAAAAACAGGAACTGAATTAGATATGGGAAGCCCGTATGACTTTTTTGGTATTTCTTCACATATTACTTATCAAGATCTTACTAAAGAGCAACAAAAAAATAGAAAAACACTACAAAATATAATGATTAAAAACGGGTTTAGGCCTTATAAGAATGAATGGTGGCATTTTACATTAAATAATGAACCTTTTCCCAAAACCTATTTTGACTTTCCTATAAAATAGTAACTTTTAACGCTTTATTTAGACCAACTTATAAAATCGGCATTATCTTTGTTCAAGAATTATTTATGATGAATATTTTTAAAATCACATTTGCAGTAGTTTTTTTAACTTTCACTCAATCTGTAGCAGCCCAATTAGATGGAAGCTTTGGAGGAAAAGACAAAGGTAAAACGAGTATTGGTATTATAAATAGTGACGCTAAAGAAGTAAAACGCCCAGAATCATTAGATTTTAAAAATAATGACGGCTTCAAGTCTGCACATGCTAAACAACAACAAGAACTACAAAAAAAACAAGCCGAAAAAGCTTTAGAAAATAAAGGTGTTTTAACCCCAAGTTTAAGACGACAATTAGTTCTTCAAAAAAAAATGGAGAAGTTTAATTTAAAAATTCCTATGACTGATAAAGACATGGGAAGTTTCCATACTACATCAAGAAATATCCACATTAATGCTATTGATTTTGGAAGAATTGATGGAGACGTCATATCTATTTATAAAAACGGAATTCCTGTTTTTGAAAACTATACTTTAAAAAGAGATTTAAAAAACTTTAGTATTCCCTTAAGTTTAGGTTTTAATAAAATAGAAATTATTGCTATTAATGAAGGTGACTTAAGACCTAATACAGGAGCTTTTACTATATATGATGACTATAAAGATATTGTATCTTCAGACATGTGGAATCTAGCAAAAGGAGCCAAAGTAATAGCTATGATTATTAGAGAAAAAGAAAAAAAATAACTTCACCCAATCTAGTTGTACAACTTTTAACAAGAACCTTTTTTTAAATTGCTAAAAACTACTACTTTTGTAGCTGCGTTTTATATAAAGTAAAACAAACAACTTAAATAAACAACTAGTATAAATGAAAGAAATCACCAAAGAAACCTATATCAATTGGTATAGAGACATGCTATTTTGGAGGAAGTTTGAAGATAAATTAGCAGCGGTTTACATTCAACAAAAAGTAAGAGGTTTTTTACACTTATATAACGGTCAAGAGGCTGTTTTAGCAGGTTCATTACATGCAATGGACTTAACTAAAGACAAAATGATTACAGCTTATCGTAACCACGTTCAACCAATTGGAATGGGTGAAGACCCGAAAAGAGTAATGGCTGAACTTTATGGTAAAGCTACTGGAACTTCTCAAGGAATGGGTGGATCTATGCACATTTTTTCTAAAAAATACCGTTTTTATGGTGGTCATGGTATTGTTGGAGGTCAAATTCCTTTAGGAGCAGGTCTTGCCTTTGGAGATAAATACAAAGGAAATGACGCCGTAACTTTATGTTATTTTGGTGATGGTGCAGCTCGTCAAGGTTCATTACATGAAACATTTAACATGGCTATGAACTGGAAATTACCTGTAGTATTTATTGTAGAAAACAATGGATACGCAATGGGAACTTCTGTTGAAAGAACTGCTAATCATACTGATATTTGGAAACTAGGGTTAGGATATGAAATGCCTTGTGGTCCTGTTGATGGAATGAACCCTATAAAGGTTGCTGAAGCTGTTGACGAAGCTATACAAAGAGCTCGCAGAGGTGATGGTCCTACTTTCTTAGAAATGAAAACGTATCGTTATAGAGGGCACTCAATGTCTGACGCACAACATTATCGTACTAAAGACGAAGTTGAAGAGTATAAAAAAATAGATCCTATAACGCAAGTTTTAGACGTTATCAAGGATAAAAAATACGCTACTGACGAAGAAATAGAAGCCATTAATAAAGAAGTTAAAGCATCTGTTAAGGAATGTGAGCAATTTGCTGAAGATTCTCCTTACCCAGAGTTAAATCTTTTACATGACATGGTATACCAACAAGAAGATTATCCATTTATTAAATAAATAATCCAACTAATACATTATAAAATATGGCTACAATAGTAAACATGCCACGCTTAAGTGACACTATGGAAGAAGGTGTAGTGGCGCAATGGTTAAAAAACGTTGGAGATAAAGTAGAAGAAGGTGATATTCTAGCTGAAATTGAAACAGATAAAGCCACTATGGAGTTTGAATCTTTCCATGAAGGAACTTTACTTCACATTGGTGTTCAAGAAGGGGAAACTGCACCTGTAGATAGTTTATTGGCTATTATTGGTGAAGAAGGCGAAGACTTTTCTGCCCTTTTAAATGGAAATTCTACTACTCAAGAAGAAACAAAAGAAACTCCAAAAGCCGACGAAAACGCAAATACAGAAAACACTAATAATGTTGTAATACCAGAAGGTGTACAAGTAGTTACCATGCCACGTTTAAGTGATACGATGACTGAAGGTACAGTTGCTACTTGGTTAAAAGGTGTTGGTGATAAAATTGAAGAAGGTGATATATTAGCTGAAATTGAAACTGATAAAGCTACTATGGAATTTGAGTCTTTCTATGAGGGGACTTTATTACATATTGGAGTACAAGAAGGAGATAGTGCACCTGTAGATAGCCTACTAGCTATTATTGGTAGTGAAGGTACAGATGTAGCCGGTTTAATAGAAGCTCATAAATCAGGAAGTTTAACTACTTCTAATAGTACTGCAGACAAAAAAGAAGCGCCTGCTTCAACTCCCAGTGTTAGCTCAGATACTCAAGTGGATACTAAAGAGACTGTAGTAAACACTAACTCTGGAGGAAGAATTTTTGCTTCTCCTTTAGCTAAAAAAATAGCTAAGGACAAGGGTATTAACTTAGCTGACGTTAAGGGGTCTGGTGAAAATGGTCGTATCATTAAAAAAGATGTCGAAAATTATACACCTTCTGCAAAAGTTGAAACTTCAACTCCAGCTAGTACTTCTACTCCTTCTACGGTTACTAGTTTTGCTATTGCTGGTGAAGAAAGAACAGAAGAGGTTAAAAACTCTCAAATGCGTAAAGCAATTGCTAAATCTTTAGGGAACTCTAAGTTTAATGCTCCTCACTTCTATTTAAATATTGAAGTGGATATGGATAATGCTATCGCTTCTAGAAAAACTATAAACGCGATACCTGATACTAAAGTATCGTTTAATGATATGGTTGTTAAAGCTTGCGCAATGGCTTTAATTAAACATCCGCAAGTAAATACTTCTTGGTCTGATAATGCTACAAAATACCATAGTCATATACATGTAGGTGTTGCTGTAGCTGTTGACGAAGGATTAGTTGTTCCAGTAATAAAACATACCAACTCTTTAAGTTTAACTCAAATTGGTGGAGCAGTAAAAGATTTAGCAGGTAAAGCTAGAAGTAAAAAAATTAAACCAGATGAAATGCAAGGAAGTACTTTTACAGTATCTAACTTAGGTATGTTTGGTATTGAAAGTTTTACTTCTATTATTAATCAACCTAATTCTGCTATTTTATCTGTAGGTGCTATTGTAGAAAAGCCTGTTGTTAAGAATGGACAAATTGTTGTAGGTAACACAATGAAGCTTACCTTAGCTTGTGATCATAGAACAGTTGATGGTGCTGTAGGAGCTCAATTCTTACAAACCTTAAAAACTTACTTAGAAAATCCAGTTACTATGTTAGCTTAAACATAATAACTTAATATATAAAAACAGGCTGTTTAATTTTCTTTTAAACAGCCTATTTTTTTATAACTTAATAATGAAACCTCAAATATAAACTCACTAAAGCTTAAAGTATATTTTTCTAAAATAGTATGTATTTCTATTATATCTAATTCTATATTTATAGCAGTAACAACTTCACAAGTATAATCTTAAAATCTTTTACTGTATAGTAGGAATGACTTCATAAGTATAACTATAAAGGCTTTAGGCGTATAGTAGTTATAATTTCTTAAGTATATTAATTTTTAGCAAAAACTAGTATAAACATAAAAAGCGTCTAATTTCTTAGACGCTTTTACTTCAAACAAATATTTATTACACTTCTTTTTACTTTTTAACTAGCTTCTTTACTTTTCGTTTACCATTTATTTCAATACTACATAAGTATACTCCTGGTTTTAAATTAGGAACTTGTAAATTAAAAACACTTGCACCTACTGGTGCCTTACCATTCATCAATGTTTTTATTCTGTTACCTAAGTAGTCGTAAATTTTTACTTTAATTACATTTTCTTTTGATGAATTTATTAATAATTTAACCTCATCTTTTACAATAGTTGGATATAACTTTAAAGATTGTACTGATGCAAACTGCCAATCATCTTCACTCAATGTACCATTTCCACTTGCATCATTCAACGCTTTTAAAATACTTGATGGAGAATCATAACTTGCATCCTGTGTTAACTCCCAAACAATAACACCTTGATGTCCATAGTTTTTACTGTACTTTATTTTCTCCCCTGCTTGTTTTGGTGTGTCAAAGTAGATATTTTTTCCATTCAACCCAACATGTCCATTTAAGCTTTTAGGATCTTTAGCATCATAACTTGTTGCTGCATCTGGAAACTCTTCTAACATTTTTCTATAAGGAACAAATTTATAACCATTACTTCCTGCTGGTTTTCTTTCAGAAAAATCATACCCATACATAGGAACTCCTATTACTAGCTTACTCTTTTTAACACCTAAACCTCCTCCATGATTCCATGTTGGTGGCGCTATACCCAACCAATATTCTAACGCATCTTGTACGGAATATATTGGATCATCTGCCGTTTGTCCTGTATATGACCCAGCTGGTACTTTATATAAAGAACTATGAGGCCCTATTGGTGACTTATCCCAAGACCCTGTAAAGTCATATGTCATTAGCCCTATCCAATCCATATAATCAGCCATCTTTCCATCATAATTATTACCATACCAAGAAGTTCCAAAAACAGCTGCAGAAATAAGTTTATTGGGCATCTTCTCCCTCAACTTCTTACTTAAATTGGTTAGACCAATTGCTGCTGGATGTGGTCCTTCATCACTTCCACCCCATTGGTCACCTCTTTTTCTTCCGCCTTGATCTACAGTTCCTGTAATTGCTGGATCATTCCACCAACACTCTAAATCTAAATCAACACCATCTAAATTTCGATCTTTAATATAATTCACTAATAAATTAGCTATTTCTTCTAATTTTTGATCATTGTTATAGTACTTAGTCATCAACCATAAAAAAGCATAATCTATGGCACCACCTACAGCTACAGATACTTTCACATTTTTAGCTTTTGCCTTTGATAACACTTTACACTCCGTTAAAACTGAATCTACTTTTTTCAGCTCTTTTTCGTCAAATGCTATAGAAGCAAAATCACTGCTATTATAATTCGTATTATTTTGTTTAAAAGTTAAAAATGAAATATTTAAATTACTTACTACTTCAGGCTTGAAGTCATTTTTAATGTCATAATCTTTTATCCACGTAGGTAAGTAACCTATAATGCGCTGTTTTCCATTATAATCTTCTCCTAATCCACCATCTCCGCAAGGGCCTAAAACTTGCCATGATTCATGTCCCGGTTTTTCTGTTGTATAATATTTAGCTTCATAATTGATACCTTCGTAAGAAACCTGATCTCCTTTAACATAATTTTGTTTTGAGGAATCCCAAGAGCCATAACAATCTGGAAATTGATACTGTGCATGCAGAAATATGCTACAAATTAGAAAGCTTAAGGTTAAGAGTTTTTTTCTCATGATTAAGGGGTTTTGTTGTTTGTTTATTTTAAGTTTTAATTATTAATTCAAATTATTTAGTTTTTAATTGGGTTAAAATAAAACTGAATAAGTCTTTAAAAGACTTATTCAGTTGATGTTATTACACTATAAGACGTTATATTTTAAAAGTTATTGTTTACTAATTGTTTTTTATGATTTTCTCAGTATATGACTTTCCATTTACAAATATCTTATAAATGTACAGTCCATTTTTTAACATTGACAAATTATCATCAAAAGTACTTAGCCCTTTGCTTACGTTATCATCTACAAATGTTTTCACTAATTTACCTGAATGGTCAAAAAGTAGAATTTTAACAGCACTTTTCTTCTCTAATTGCACATCTATATTTGCTTTATCAGAAACAGATGTTGGATAAACTCTCAACAATGTACTTTCTGGACAATTAGATATAAACTTCCATTCTGCTGACTGTCCAGGTGTATGATTCTGTGTCCACCAATTAGCCTCATATATTTTTTTATCATAGTATACTTTATCACCTTTATTGTAAACTTTACTAGCTTTCCACTCTGAACTTCCACAGAAATCTCCTCCTCCTGTTCCATCACACGACCTTACTTCTTCCCAAACATTACTATTGCCAGGTACATCTGTTGTTTCTGCATACCACTTATTTTTATAAATTACATTATTATATACTACCTCTTGCCCTGCTTGTGCGTACACTTTTGCTTCCCATGCAGCAACTCCACTACATCCTCCACCAGTACTTTTCTCTTTAACC encodes the following:
- a CDS encoding glycosyl hydrolase family 18 protein; the protein is MRKKLLTLSFLICSIFLHAQYQFPDCYGSWDSSKQNYVKGDQVSYEGINYEAKYYTTEKPGHESWQVLGPCGDGGLGEDYNGKQRIIGYLPTWIKDYDIKNDFKPEVVSNLNISFLTFKQNNTNYNSSDFASIAFDEKELKKVDSVLTECKVLSKAKAKNVKVSVAVGGAIDYAFLWLMTKYYNNDQKLEEIANLLVNYIKDRNLDGVDLDLECWWNDPAITGTVDQGGRKRGDQWGGSDEGPHPAAIGLTNLSKKLREKMPNKLISAAVFGTSWYGNNYDGKMADYMDWIGLMTYDFTGSWDKSPIGPHSSLYKVPAGSYTGQTADDPIYSVQDALEYWLGIAPPTWNHGGGLGVKKSKLVIGVPMYGYDFSERKPAGSNGYKFVPYRKMLEEFPDAATSYDAKDPKSLNGHVGLNGKNIYFDTPKQAGEKIKYSKNYGHQGVIVWELTQDASYDSPSSILKALNDASGNGTLSEDDWQFASVQSLKLYPTIVKDEVKLLINSSKENVIKVKIYDYLGNRIKTLMNGKAPVGASVFNLQVPNLKPGVYLCSIEINGKRKVKKLVKK
- the pdhA gene encoding pyruvate dehydrogenase (acetyl-transferring) E1 component subunit alpha translates to MKEITKETYINWYRDMLFWRKFEDKLAAVYIQQKVRGFLHLYNGQEAVLAGSLHAMDLTKDKMITAYRNHVQPIGMGEDPKRVMAELYGKATGTSQGMGGSMHIFSKKYRFYGGHGIVGGQIPLGAGLAFGDKYKGNDAVTLCYFGDGAARQGSLHETFNMAMNWKLPVVFIVENNGYAMGTSVERTANHTDIWKLGLGYEMPCGPVDGMNPIKVAEAVDEAIQRARRGDGPTFLEMKTYRYRGHSMSDAQHYRTKDEVEEYKKIDPITQVLDVIKDKKYATDEEIEAINKEVKASVKECEQFAEDSPYPELNLLHDMVYQQEDYPFIK
- a CDS encoding M15 family metallopeptidase; protein product: MQKIKLTYTLFLLITTISFAQLPKGFSYVSEIAPTIQQELRYCNHNNFVGIPIDGYEDDVLITSTLTAKALKKVQDELLKKNLSLKIYDAYRPQTAVNHFVRWARVINDTVMKKYYYPKINKRHLFKLGYIASKSGHSRGSSVDLTIIDLKTGTELDMGSPYDFFGISSHITYQDLTKEQQKNRKTLQNIMIKNGFRPYKNEWWHFTLNNEPFPKTYFDFPIK
- a CDS encoding pyruvate dehydrogenase complex dihydrolipoamide acetyltransferase — encoded protein: MATIVNMPRLSDTMEEGVVAQWLKNVGDKVEEGDILAEIETDKATMEFESFHEGTLLHIGVQEGETAPVDSLLAIIGEEGEDFSALLNGNSTTQEETKETPKADENANTENTNNVVIPEGVQVVTMPRLSDTMTEGTVATWLKGVGDKIEEGDILAEIETDKATMEFESFYEGTLLHIGVQEGDSAPVDSLLAIIGSEGTDVAGLIEAHKSGSLTTSNSTADKKEAPASTPSVSSDTQVDTKETVVNTNSGGRIFASPLAKKIAKDKGINLADVKGSGENGRIIKKDVENYTPSAKVETSTPASTSTPSTVTSFAIAGEERTEEVKNSQMRKAIAKSLGNSKFNAPHFYLNIEVDMDNAIASRKTINAIPDTKVSFNDMVVKACAMALIKHPQVNTSWSDNATKYHSHIHVGVAVAVDEGLVVPVIKHTNSLSLTQIGGAVKDLAGKARSKKIKPDEMQGSTFTVSNLGMFGIESFTSIINQPNSAILSVGAIVEKPVVKNGQIVVGNTMKLTLACDHRTVDGAVGAQFLQTLKTYLENPVTMLA
- a CDS encoding ArnT family glycosyltransferase, encoding MSKNKLYISIYFLIGFVTILGLFLDIMAPDGALYASIAKTMSENNDFINLYSLGKDWLDKPHMPFWLSAFSFKLFGINNFAYKFPAVLIFFYGVCITYKFTKENYNKETAILASLILSTSLHSVISNFDVRAEPFLTAFIIASVYYFYQYINNRQLKHLIIGCLFAAFSLMTKGIFTLIPIIAALGGELIVKRNWKTLLSPIWLLAFTVVLIFTIPELYTLYQQFDLHPEKIVFGKNNVSGIKFFFWDSQFGRFFNTGPIVIGNGSVFFFLHTILWAFLPWGFLFYIATFLKIKRNLKKVNKQEEFYSIFAALAAIIVFSVSKFQLAHYTNIIFPFMAIITADFIYKLKSKYQKLQKTYTAIQLAISTIILILIPVIFYLMIESINPLFIIITIAAIFLIFQTIKNTQIDKVEKNFIICSTSLLIVYSFLMTSFYPTLLKYQGGTYAARHVNEKFKNINIFKNDQGDFAFELYNNKPLNRVDLKEISKYKGQNFYASSNQIELLKQQKIKFQLIKTFNNFRITKLNIQFVNKNTRENVINKTYLITII